Genomic segment of Xanthomonas sp. DAR 35659:
GGCTAATCGACTCAAGATGCATCGTCGGATTCCTCTTCATACGTCGCGCCTAACACTTCGTCAAAAGCTTCATGAAGCCCATGTCGGCGCTGCATCGTGCTCTTGTCGACTACTTCTTCAACCAACCGGCGCAGGTCCTCCACCGGAAGGCGAATTTGGCGGCAGTGCTTACGAATAAGTTTCTTCCCTGCTTCTTGCGCGAACAGCGTTACGACATCACGTGGCATCTTTGCTTTTCCTTGTGCGCTTACTTCGCACCTGCGATCGCTCTTGCGTCATCCACAGAGCGAGTCGCAAACACGCTGGCGTCTTCAGCCCAAATCTCGCGA
This window contains:
- a CDS encoding DNA modification system-associated small protein, producing MPRDVVTLFAQEAGKKLIRKHCRQIRLPVEDLRRLVEEVVDKSTMQRRHGLHEAFDEVLGATYEEESDDAS